Genomic DNA from Perca fluviatilis chromosome 12, GENO_Pfluv_1.0, whole genome shotgun sequence:
AGAAGTTTTTAATGCCAGTTGCTAAAAGGCAAGATATTTATGAATAAAATGTGGCTtttgtgcacaaaaatgcaCAACAACTATTGAAGAGTTTGAAGTGTGCTAACCCATGAACCAATCAAGCCAACCATTTTGCAGTTTGAATGTCCCCGGGTTTCATTTGCATATGAAGGTGAGTTCATTCTCGAGGCTGAATACTGAGAGACCTTTCCTGTAACCCAGAACCAAGAGATGCCAGGGCGAGTGCATTCTGCTTCGCACAATCTGCTAATCCTTTAACATCACCTGCCAAGAGCCACTAACTActgtgtttcttcttctctcgTCTCTTTTCACACTTCCTATCTCAGCATCTCATTCAATTCCTTTGCACCTCACTGGTTCTTTCAGCCTGGCTGGCAAGGACGGTGCTTTGAGTTTCatatagtttgtttgttttaaatggtctTCGACAAAGTCGCAGCAGGGTTCCAGTTGTttcttttcccttctttttCACTATCTTTCAAACACGTGCATATACTGTAGAGCCTGTCTACCAACAGCAGGCACCTAGGAAACTCTCGGCACATTGTGTGGAGTTATGTTACGCCGCTTGTGTGCAAATGCGCTTACACTCTGCATGCTTTTGTACGTTTGACAGGAGGGTGCTTTCACAAATGCAACCCGAGATGCAACCATGAGGAACTGGAAGCAATGAGTTGGGACTAGCTGATGAGGTCTCACAGAAGGACGATGCTGTCCCTCTTTTAGCCATCTGCAaggtctatgtgtgtctgtgtgatcaTATTCTCATACATCTTGTTGTTTTCTATTGTACTTGAGGATTAATTCCattatattatgtttttggttGCTGGATTTCATGGGGGCACACCGACTCTAAACCTTCACACTGACAGTGAACTATACATTGCACCAGTTTTGTAGGTGATCTGCAGATCTAAGAGCAAAGCGCTTTGACATACGCGGTGTTTGATACTCTAAGCCTCTTATCACCCTCACGTCAAAGGCATACCAGCTCATATCAGCTCACAGTATAGCCGATGTGCATTTACACGCATGGCAGACCTCACACATGACGAGTTTCAAATGTACTCTCAGTTGAGCCTTTACACACGACAGCCACACACGCTGCAGACGCCCTTACAACAATCAGACGTTGTCTTCAGAGTTGCACTGCTAATCCTACAAGGAGAAAGTCTAGTTGGAGCCCAGAGCaaggaggaggtgggggaggtGGTCACAGGGGGAAAGAAAAGAAGTGGTTGGCGAATAATAATCCACCGCTGTGTTAACGTTTGATTGCTATGGTGAATAACTTGAAGCTTTGAAAAATGTATGCTGTCTCAGTCACTCTTGACCCAACATCATTCCCTTATTTATTCATCTCTACAAACTATTTGACATTGTAATATCCTCACAATGTAAGAAAATGTGCTCCAGCTGTGCGgttatttttggacatttttacaTAGTGTAGGATTTTATTCTAAAATGTGACCGATGACCGGTCTGGCCCTAAAAAGGCCAgacttaatctgactccaattctatggtCACTCACTACACCCTGAACAGTGTTCTTTTACTGgtaaatcagagaaataaaactcaggattcgttcagttaaagttaataacaagctttagtgaatgatattgcaaaatacAAAAGCGTATGCATACGGATCAGATTACTTCAAGACAAAACAGCCTATCACTAAAACCTAGCAAACAGACAGAGATTCCCCCAGCATCTGATGCCGGCTAACCCAGAACCCACACTTTTTATCCACTTTTTCTGCTTCATCCGTGGTGCTGTTATCAGTTGGATACAGTCCAGATCTTCTGGCTCCAGCCGGCTAAGGATatgtaacatactgtatgaaaaCATGACCTCGACTTCTCATTCTCAGCTCAAAAAGACAAGCCGCTATTGTTGTATTTGAACACCTGTGTTTTTAATCTGCAAACTTCAGGAGTTTCCTGAGAGCCAGGTCATTTCCATACTCTGTGTCACAAATCACGTGCTTGCAAAACACTGACCATTGTTGCCTCGCCCCCCCGATTAGAGAAGACCTTTTTTCAGGCAATTTCTCGCACTCTCTTTATAATGTCTAATCACTTTAAAAACAGATAGCCTCTCATATCCCAGGGACACGGAGGCAAAAATGCCAGCTTTATGAACTCTACAAGCCTattattttacacacaaaatatattctAACAATAGTGATAGTATAGAAGCAGACAAGAAATGTGGGGAGGAAATAGGATGGGTGACCAGATGGAATTGAACCTGAGATGTCGCAGTTCATCTTAGTCCCTTATGGAGGAGGATTAGGGCCAATGTGaagaaatgtatttgagttctgagttaaaaatcagaattctgagaaaaaaaagtcagaatcagaattctgaaaaaaagagtaaaaaaccCCTCAAgaactcaaatatatttttcacaTGTGACCCTAACCTTCTTCCGTAGCCCGTAGACCTCTGTGACACTAAGGGTGTAACATTTTTAACTTATAATGTTATACAGTGTGACCATACTTGTttggcaaaaaaagaagaaaatcaaaACTGGTCCattttttgcttttgcttttttcAGCTTCAATCTTCCTTAGCTTTTCCTCGAACTTAAATTGCATCTTTCATCTGTCATGGAGATTATCAAACTGATGAGAGATAAGAAATGTGGTTGAAGGTCGTGGGAAAAGCTAGGAAGCTGGACCCTGATTTTTTTGTCTAACTACTGTTGGTGTACTTTAAGTTAAGATTTGAATTGTTTACAACATGATTTGACATCATTGTTAAACTTTTGCCAAACTGAAGAATTCAAAGTCTCACTGTTAGTTACAACTTCAATTTAAATACTTTAAAGCTGCTTTAATCAATATATTTAGTTCATTAGCTGGTTGCTAACATTGTCTGTctgcatttagcagctaaagagacaatATTTCCCTCAGATGTTGGTGGCGATCAAAACAGAgctcaattattattattatagtgaaTAATTGAATTAGAGTGAATAATTGTGTACACACACAACTCCAAATAACTGCTGATGGTGCTCTGTCTGTTGGATGTGTAAACAACTTCATCATATGTCAATGTTCATTTCCTCtaagtggccaaaaaaataaCTAATGCAGATTTAAGTAAGTTCTTATATGTTATACATTCTGGTGTAATATGTTAAACAACACGAGCTTTCAACTCATTCACAGGGGGGGTCACCTAGCACTTTATCTGGCAGTTTTTGCATCATCAGTTGCTAAGCTGCTTTTTCACCACTTAAACTCTAAAATAGATTTTGAAAGTAGAGTGAATAGACTGAaactccccccaccccccctacATTTATCATTATCACTGCCTTCAGTAGAAACACTACTGGAGCCTGCAGGGGAGCTTTGATCCAGCGCTGCTAATCCAGGTCTATAGCAACACTGCAGGAGGAGATGCAGCCTTTCAGAGAGGGATTTGTCTTTGGGTATGTTAGTGGGCAAACCTGGGCATGTCACAGGGGAGCGTCCTGGCTCTGGCAAGGACAGTGTAGGGCTGGAGGGGGGTGGagatgcttcacacacacagactgaacaATGCATTTACACCCACACAGTTTCAAACACTACAGAATAGTGGGTCTGGATGGCAGTGTGGTCTGATGTTGATTCACGGCTGCAGATGCTTCCACGTCAGGAAACGGTACTGCTGCCTGTCAGGAGTGGTTCAACAGGAAATGGTGTGTCACTGGCTTAAAAGCTTTGcttgttatttattttggttGGTGGACGTCCAGTTGATACATATGCACAATATGGCAGTCCAGAAACAGGTGGTGACTGTTTGTGACACCTGTATTCATTAATTAGAACATCTTAATGTTAGAATTGATCCCCGGTAACCTCAGTAGAACAACATGTGTCCTGTTTCATCCAGTTCGCCCGGCCTGCCAGCTTCTCCTCTTTGACTCCTGCTTTTTGAGTTACAGCTCCGTGACCCCAGATGAAATATTCAAACTCCCGGTAATCTGAGCATCGGTGTAGTCCACCTGCCACTGGTGCAGTCTATCTTGAACCTGATCTTGAGGGAAACCTGAGAGTGATTGCCACGCTTTGGGTGTAACAGAGCTGACAACAGTGTTTCAGTTCTTCAATGGGTGTGCTAACGTGGTGTTATTTGATCTGAAAGCACAAGttatagttagttagttagttagttttctTTTTCCAGAGTTTACTATTTCTGTTCCTTAGAATGTTTCATCTTTGATATGCTGACTGATTATACAACTTTAATCAATCCATATTAACAGAGGATTCCACTagttacagtagcctacattaaatAAGATCTTGTTGTCAGGTACAGAATAGCAATTTCACTAACCtgaatatataaatgtattatgTGATTGATTGTGATCCTTAACCTGAGGTGTGATCGCTTCCAGCTCTttacagattttaaacaaaaagtattttcttgtttttatacagtaaagTTCTTCATACTGGACCTTCTCACCAGGcttaaacacaaatacaagtgtgtgtgtgtgtgtgtgtgtgtgtgtgtgtgtgtgtgtgtgtgtgtgtgtgtgtgtgtgtgtgtgtgtgtgtgtgtgtgtgtgtgtgtgtgtgtgtgagtgtgagacaCTGGCTGGTGGGTTGAGACTAGATGAATGAATATCCATATATTCTCTTCTCTGCTCCCCACTTGCAGCTGTCAGTGGTGGTGACACTCCCTCATCAGGAATGACCCTGTATGTGTAGGCCCACACTATAAATCTCTGTGACATCTTAATAACACCTTTATGCTTCTTATGGCTGGCGGAGCAAATGGAAAAATGTTTCTGCTGTCTCACTGCAGTCAACCAGAAgctctttttttgtgatttaccAGCCAACCAGCTATTTTGCCAATCTCTCTGCCATCCCTAATGGAGGCTTGCTTTTGGAAAGTAAAATATAGATGATGTGTGTTTCTCTTTCCATTAAAACAAGTGCTGTTATTCAGTGTATTTATTTGCACTGTGGACACAGAGTGTGCCACCCAGTCCCCCCGGGGCTCCTGCAACATGCTGCACCCTCATTGTCTCAACCCTCCTGCACCACATGGGTCACATCACACTCTGAAACCCATTTTGGTGGCCAGTTGGAGCTGGAaagcataaaaaagaaaaagagagagcacacacacacacacacacacacacacacacacacacacacacacacacacacacacacacacacacacacacacacacacacacacacacacacacaaacacaccccttGTCCCTGACACACACGCCTCCCTCCCTCAAAGCTCAAATGAAAATGCAGTCAGTCGGGTGAGCTTTTTCTGAGTGACAGGATCTTCTCGGGCTGTGGACTGACAGTTTGACGGACACAGTCGTGGAATTCATTACAAGTCTGCAGACATGGGACCTTTGTAGCTATGTTAGATAACATATTATCcattcatttatttccatttttttctacAAAGTTTCTTGCGCGATGGAGCCTGGAGCGGGACGAGACGATGGGATCCTCTGTGCGCGTTGGAGACCGAGGTTGGCTCTttcaaacttttcttctttggtttctttttctttcttcctttactGGCCTGGGTCTTAATGTCTTCTCAAGCAATTTGATTGACAGGTTTGATATTTTACCGTGCAACTGCATCGATGCTGTAGAGGGTGAGCACGTTTTTACGCATATCTTCCACCAAACAGGATCGCCAACATTTAATTAACCCGCTGCATAATATTATTGTAAAATTATTAAGTCTACATCGTGATCTTCCCTTATAATAGTTATGTAGGCTAATACTCCTATTTTCCATTTAACGCCAAAAGTAACATCTCCACTGTGACGCATTTTGTCCAGTGTTTTGCTTGAAATGATCTCATGCAGCCCATATGCAGACTCCCCAGATCAGATCAAATATGACAAATTGGGGTGACTAATATAGAACCAGGCTGTAAAATGCACCATGTGCCCACAAATGACGTTCCCCAGGCTTGAGGCGGGATTTCAGATTTCAGTGCCAGCAAATTGCATTCTAACTCAGCTTAAAGAATAAACTTTTAAACGGATTACTGACTGAGGAGGAATGTTTCAATATTGGCccctgaactgggctttaggcTTTACATCTGGCAGCGCCCGCTCTAATCTTAAAAGGGAAACAAAGAGACTGACAGGACAATGAATGGGCTTCACtccatttcttttattaaaagtTTTATGGTAAAGGCCATGTAAAACTCAATTATGTCTAGGCACAGAGGTTGTCAGCAATGGGTCAAATATTACAGATAGTTataatgaaaaatgtaacttaaagTGAGGGCAAGTCAGCAAGTGACTGTTATAAGCTGCACACAGGTTAGGCCCACCCTACATTTAAGCAAGACATCCACGGCCACAGGTAGCTAAGGTATTACTTGTGGTTTAGCCTTAAGGACTTCAAAAGACACTCCTCATGACTATTTTGAACTGTCAAAACATGTCCATAAAGCCTAACTCAGCCTGGGAAGCGCCCTGTTCTCGCTGCTTACACAGTGGCCCCCATGGCTGGATGTTTGCTGACCTTTGTTGACCTCTGCAGGGTGGCGGGTTTTCTCCCGAACTGAAAGCTATGGAGGCAggattctgaaaaaaaaacgcGGAAATGCCTCTCTCTGACGGCTTTTCCTGCGGGAAGAGGCAGAACTGTGATCTAAACTTGGAAAGTGACGACAGGACATGAACAGGAACTCCAGACATTTCCCAGATATGCTGCTCAGTGGGCTTCATTGTTCTGTTGACACCATTCATTTCTGGAAATGAGTCACTGGGGCTTTATTCAATAGGCCTACACCTAGGAAATCTTTCAAACAGAATatcttcattttattttggaagGATAAACGAATTGTTTTCGTCCAATATTCAAATCCGATATCCCACACTGCTCTGTTTTGATTGAACCCCCATAATCCACCAGAGCGCTTTGGGTATCTTAGTCATTCTACAGACAATGACGAGATATATGTTTCTTAATAACACGGTAACACTCACCTATCTGTCAATTGTATTGATACAAGTGTTTTTACATGGAATCGACAACTTGCTGAGTCACTGCAGCGTTTACAGCGATCAGTCTGTGCTAGTTACAGCTCAGTGTATCGGGTGATGCCGTGCCGCATAATTAAAACTGCAACATGTCAGTGCAGCACAGATAGCCTTATAAAAATGCCTGTGGCAAGAGTGACAAACAGTTGTTTGGTGATGCTTTCCAAAGTGTATGTTTTCAGTCTCAGATGCCTTAAATAAACCGACTGATTGCAGATTGTGTGGGCCTCAGTGAAATAGCAAATGGTATTGCTTTGGTATATTGcgatttttcatattttttcttcttAGTTTCGCTCTGCCTTTTTACCCTGTGCACAGATGTGTGTCGCAGCAGAGTGTGTTCCTGTGTTGGCTGGTTCACCTCAGTAATGGCTGGTGGAAATTGAGGATTTAGGCAGAAAAACACATGCTTCCTGTAACACAGGCACAGTCCTGGCTTCTCACTTCTgtggtggtaaatatttgaCACTTTATCTGGGCATTTTTATTCAAACCCTAATTTCATCCTAAAAATTAACATTAACTGTTGGGTTTATTTCTGTTTGTGATCTCAAGCTTTTTCCTTGGTGTAATATCAATGCATTGCAAAATCACATCCATGCTCCCATCGCTTTTCTTCTCTGAGGTTTCCGCCATAGCACCACACTGTGGTGGCTACAAGTCTTACAACTATTTTGTGAGACCTAGAAATAGCAGCAGGACTTCACATCAAAATGCGTTCCCCTGGGTTCCACTTTCTTATGTTTTGAAGCTCAGTGAGTGCTCTCATTTTTAagatatatgaatatatataatataataatatatgcagtgaaaatgttatgAGCAAACCGGGGACAAAGGATTGATACATATGCCCTCTAAATGGTTGTGGGTCAGTTTTGCAAAgggttgtgtgtttaattgtcaCATGTTGCTCATATCTGTCATATCATCTGTTCCtcaggatgtgtgtgtgaaagtggaCAGACTGGGGCCAGTCATGGAGCCTGAGCAGCTGAACTGCAGCTCCCAGTGTGATTCCCCTCTGTGCTTCATCCATTCAGGAGTGTACAGGCGGGAGGGCCTCGACATTCTGCAGAGACTATGCAGTCTCAGCACGGtaaacacacaggcacgcacacacacacacacacacacacacacacacacacacacacacacacacacacacacacacacacacacacacacacacacacacacacacacacacaagcgcacacacgcacgcacacacgttGGCAAGAGATAGTTTGATGAAATCTAGCATGGCTGACCAACAGAATATTTTTGGCCCTCCTACATTTGGTCCATCATAGTCTACATCTAGATACTTCAGTTGAATATGtagtcttttattttgacagtgcTTGTAACAAATTAATCATATCaatgatacaaagctgaattataatataattgacatttttttaattacttttagtTAGCTTACCGGACGCAGTATTTTTGTCAACACATTCACTTGATAAATTGGGCctatagctaaacatttgagtAATTTCTGTCATCGAAAACACCACACACGAAGGAAATACATCAAATGAAAACATACTAGAAATGTGTTATATACCACTTCAGGAGTCAGTTCAATAGCAGAGATCTGGAAATGTAAAGCTGTTGACGAGTGAAGCTATCGTCTCAGTCACTGGCGCCTTTAAGAGGAGAGTGAGCGGAGCTCAGCAACATGAGGCGGGCACAAGAAAGTCTAATGTGACTTTCCAAATAGAAACTCAAGTAGTAGAGCCACTGTGTCAGGGAACACAAACACTTTCCTATTGACTCTTTCCCTATCGGTGCTACGCCACATAGAAGTGAGGTAAGTTATCTCTTTTAATCTTTTTCTATGCTTTATGATGTTAATTTATGCATTTGTTATTCTCAAAGTGCAGATATCATCTTCACCTAAGGGGGAAGGGAACAGTGAGCTGCACTGTTTGCTTTGTTATTTGTTATGGATTATTTGACAAGATTGTATTTCAATGTattggtttattttattttaatgtcctAACAATTCcttttttaatattgtctgtTGAACTTAGTGGACATGAAAACAGTTCAGCTAGAATGAAATACCCTTTGAAATGTAACACCTTGCATATGTTACTATTTGTGGACGTAAACAGCCCACCAGGCACAACTGTTTCTAAACCTAATAGTATagtgggaagaaaaaaatgcaagGACCGGAGCCAACTTCTTCCATATAATCCCACCTGCTTTTCTTTCTGGCTGTGTTCCCAGATATGGCTACTGCTGGCAGTATGCTCACTGAAGAGCAGCTTCTTTGCCCCATCTGTCTGGATTTGTTCAACCAACCAGTCTCCACTCCATGTGGGCACAACTTCTGCAGGGACTGCATACAAGGATACTGGCAGAGCGCTAATCTGTCGCAATGCCCCATGTGCAAGCAAAAGTTCTGCAGGAGGCCTGAGCTCAAAGTTAACACCTTCATATCGGAGGTGGCTTCTCGGTTCAAGAATTCATTGAAAAAGAAAGACGGAAATGAAGCCAGTACCGTGGCCCAATATTCAGGCCATAAAGATGTTgttttgtgtgatgtgtgtgttggaaAAGGAGTCAAGGCTCTTAAATCATGCCTGGACTGTTTGGCCTCCTTCTGTGAGACTCACCTGGAGCCCCATCATGTTCTAGGCACCTTCAAGAACCACCACCTGATCAACCCCATGATGAACATGCAAGACAGAGTGTGTGAGAAGCACAAAAAACTCCTGCACCTGTTTTGTAAAACTGACCAGACGTATGTGTGCCAGATCTGCATTAAGGGAGACCACAATGCTCATCACACTGTACCTATAGAGGATGAGAGCAGAGACAGGAAGGCTCAAATTGGAAGGATAAATGCAGAGGTGGAAGAAATGATCCACGGCCGGCTCGAGAAAATCAGCGAAATCAATCAAACCGTTGAGCTCAGCAGAGAAAACACCGAAAGAGAGATTGAGGAGAGTTTGCAAGTCTTCAACAATCTGCTCCACTTTGTCCAGAGAGGTCAAGCTGAGGTGGTGGAGCTGATTCGTGCAAAGCAGAGGCAAGTTAAAGGCAGGGCCAGGGGACTCATCAtggagctggagcaggagatcgATGAGCTGGGGCGGAGAAACGCTGAGCTGGAGCAGCTCTCCCACACCGAAGACAACCTCTACCTTATCTGGAGCTTTTCAGCTTTCTCCACACTGCCAGCAACCAAAGACTGGTCTGACACCTGCGTAGAGAGTGTTGTGTATGTGGGCACGGTGAGGAGAGCAGTCAGGAGAGTAGCGTGTCAGCTGGAGGAGATAGTaaaggctgaggtgaagaggcTATGCAAGACTGAATTTCAGAGGGCTCAGCAGtgtgctgtggatgtgactctgGACCCTGATACAGCTCATCCCAAACTGATGCTgtctgaaaacaaaaaacaggtcTATCATGGTGATGTAGCGCTGAACCTCCCCGACAACCCAGAGAGATTTTATCCCGGTGTCAGTGTTTTGGGAAAGGAGGGTTTCTCCTCTGGAAGGTTGTACTTTGAGGTCCAGGTGAAAGGCAAGACAGAGTGGGATATTGGAGTTGGGCTTCAATCCATCAACAGAAAAGGAGGGAATACACTAAACCCTGAAACAGGCTACTGGGCCCTGGGGATGAGAAAGGACAAAAGCTACTGGGCCCTCAGCAGCACTCCTACCCTTTTGCCGCTGGTCGGGAAGCCCCAGAGACTCGGGGTGTATGTAGATATGGAGTGGGGGCAGGTTTCTTTTTACGATGTGGACTCTGCTTCACATATCTACTCATTCACTGGATACTCATTCAATGAAAGACTGTTCCCCTACTTTAACCCTCGGCGTAATCATGGCGGAGTCAACTCTGCTCCTCTGATCATCTTGCCTGTCAACGCCTGAAATCTGGCTTTTCATCTCTTCCCGTTGCCTGAATGCTTTCAACTACTTTTTATCATTtgtcattttcaaataaaaagttaaaaaaggtCCAGCGTGATGTTTGCGGCTCGGTTTGCTTTAATAaagtttgtttacttatttGAATCGTGTActtcttgttgttgtttgctTATCTATCATTTACAAAACTGAGGGTTCAGAACATATAAAAGCAATCAAATAATGCACATGTATATGAGCTACACCTGTAATATTTTAGACTTGATTTGAAGgggtttgcatgtgtgtttgcaggtGGCAGTGGAGCTCCCAAGGCGGTCTCTGTCCCCAGTGTTAAGTGCTGTGGTGTGGACGCTGCTCTCCTGTGGAATCGTGCTGGCTTTCTGCTTCCTGCTCTTCACCCTGCGCTTTAAAAACAACAGGTAGACTACAAAGTGAAACACATCTATAAACATTAAAGAGATGTTTACCGAATGAATTGATCAATTGTGCGTATGTTTGCACATGTTGTATTATCAGGATAGTGAAGATGTCCAGTCCCAACCTGAATGTCCTGACTCTCTTTGGAAGTGTCCTCACCTACAGCAGCGGCTTCCTGTTTGCCGTTGGTGAACGATCACACTCACAAGGTGGCGCATCCACAGCCGTGCTACAAGTAAGCCCCACAGTCTCCCTTAAATACTTCATTATATTGTTAAATAAATCATTGTTGGACAATGATGCAGTGCTCTATCCTACAGGCTCGGGTGTGGACTCTTTGTGTCGGCAGTACCCTGGTGTTTGGTCCAATTTTGGGGAAGACGTGGAGACTGTACAGAGTGTTCACCCAGCGAGTACCTGACAAGAGAGTGGTAGGCATGCTCCCCCGGCCTCCtggtggttgtgtgtgaaatCTTCTACTTATTACATCCACCTATTTATTACATTGTATTTTTGGTGTtgcttgtttgtgtgtaggTTTCAGGATATCTAGAAATAAAGTTATGAGATATCAGTGAAGATTTAGGCCATGGGTCGAAGTCTTTAGCTTTTGGTTTGgattatttcttaaaaaaatatttttgaatttaTGTTATATCTTCACTAACTACTGCTGTcatttagattaaaaaaaaattctggcacaatattttgtattttgatgCAAAACTGGATCTACAGTACATACAGAATGATTTTTGAGGATTTACCAATTTAGAGCATTGCTAAGCCTTAGTGCATGCTTATATGTTCTTTCTATAACTTTCTTTTATCAATCACTTCCATAAGAGCCTTACAGTGTTCCCTAACTGGTGTTTTCCAGTGATATGGATGAAAATGCTGAATAATTATTACATTTCTTTTGTAGCTGTATGACATTGACGTGATTGGTGACTTTACTTTCTGTCTCAGATCATCCGAGACATCCAGCTGATGGGCATGGTGGCTCTGTTGATCATGGTGGACGTGCTGGTTCTCACCGCCTGGAACCTCACAGACCCCATCCGGTGTTCACGATCTGTTGGAGCCGTTGTCAAGGTAGAATTTAATGGGAGACGAAAAGCAAGTTGTAAAAcaggttgttttgtttgaatgtGTATTGGTCAAATTAGGAAAGTTTGAAATTGCAAGTAAGTTTGATTTTGTGACTGCAAAATCACAAACTCCCTCGTTCTTCTATCTTAATgtaattaaagctttagtgcgtaactttttgatattaatgaacgtccac
This window encodes:
- the LOC120569649 gene encoding E3 ubiquitin-protein ligase TRIM39-like; the encoded protein is MATAGSMLTEEQLLCPICLDLFNQPVSTPCGHNFCRDCIQGYWQSANLSQCPMCKQKFCRRPELKVNTFISEVASRFKNSLKKKDGNEASTVAQYSGHKDVVLCDVCVGKGVKALKSCLDCLASFCETHLEPHHVLGTFKNHHLINPMMNMQDRVCEKHKKLLHLFCKTDQTYVCQICIKGDHNAHHTVPIEDESRDRKAQIGRINAEVEEMIHGRLEKISEINQTVELSRENTEREIEESLQVFNNLLHFVQRGQAEVVELIRAKQRQVKGRARGLIMELEQEIDELGRRNAELEQLSHTEDNLYLIWSFSAFSTLPATKDWSDTCVESVVYVGTVRRAVRRVACQLEEIVKAEVKRLCKTEFQRAQQCAVDVTLDPDTAHPKLMLSENKKQVYHGDVALNLPDNPERFYPGVSVLGKEGFSSGRLYFEVQVKGKTEWDIGVGLQSINRKGGNTLNPETGYWALGMRKDKSYWALSSTPTLLPLVGKPQRLGVYVDMEWGQVSFYDVDSASHIYSFTGYSFNERLFPYFNPRRNHGGVNSAPLIILPVNA